A region of Larus michahellis chromosome 15, bLarMic1.1, whole genome shotgun sequence DNA encodes the following proteins:
- the LOC141751650 gene encoding adenylate cyclase type 10-like, whose product MPEATGEDEAGHGLCITLACSLCACAKALMKLNEAEVLRKMKATAIACFEEATFFSLKGEVCWCMQRLQLAEKMMREALSLLRRNFPETFLGAFVKAQVEKLPCVAYVRRAACLLQKGRRMKRLAWLLQQSCCLSLLERLFSLEGTSSGRRFSRLAARMKANTDRALDSCWTAELPPRTDLGHRQMPAQTQTQVQLGTQAPYRDLHRRRHQYRQGHPY is encoded by the exons atgccagaggcaacaggggaggacgaggccggccatgggctctgcatcacgctcgcctgctctctctgtgcttgcgcaaaggccctcatgaagctgaacgaagcggaggtcctgaggaagatgaaagccactgcgatagcctgctttgaagaggccaccttcttcagcctcaaaggggag gtttgctggtgtatgcaacgccttcagctggcagagaaaatgatgagggaggctttgagcttgctcagaaggaacttccccgagaccttccttggcgcctttgtcaaggctcaggtggaaaagttgccttgtgtcgcttacgtgagaagagcagcctgccttctgcagaagggccg caggatgaagaggctggcctggctgctgcagcagagctgctgcctttccttactggagcgcctcttcagcctggagggcacttccagcggacggaggttctcccgcctggcagcgcgcatgaaggccaacacggacagggcgttggactcctgttggacagcagaactcccgccacgcacagacttaggacacagacagatgccagcacagacgcagacacaggtacaattgggcacacaggcaccgtacagagaccttcacagacgccggcaccaatacaggcagggacacccgtactga